In Lysinibacillus sp. FSL M8-0337, the following proteins share a genomic window:
- a CDS encoding (Fe-S)-binding protein: protein MKVTLFATCLVDMFQGEVGKAVVEVLERLGCDIDFPENQICCGQPAYNSGYVQDSKNAMKKMITAFEHAQYVVSPSGSCAYMFKEYPEVFKGDPIWEPKAQALAAKTYEFTEFIVDILQIEDVGAHLEGKATFHTSCHMTRLLGVKEAPMKLLGNVKGLQYVELPGKDRCCGFGGTFSVKMGNISGEMVNEKVQNVEETEADILIGADAGCLINIGGRIERQGKPIKVMHIAEVLNCR, encoded by the coding sequence ATGAAAGTAACACTGTTTGCGACTTGTTTAGTCGATATGTTTCAAGGTGAGGTAGGAAAAGCAGTCGTCGAAGTTTTAGAAAGACTAGGCTGTGACATCGACTTCCCAGAAAATCAAATTTGCTGTGGACAGCCAGCTTATAATAGTGGTTATGTACAGGATTCGAAAAATGCGATGAAAAAAATGATAACTGCTTTTGAACATGCACAGTACGTCGTCTCCCCTTCTGGCTCTTGTGCTTATATGTTTAAAGAATATCCTGAAGTATTTAAAGGTGATCCTATTTGGGAACCGAAAGCTCAGGCATTAGCTGCTAAAACATATGAATTCACGGAATTTATTGTAGACATTCTACAGATTGAAGATGTAGGTGCACATTTAGAAGGTAAAGCGACATTCCACACTTCTTGCCATATGACTAGATTGCTCGGTGTGAAAGAAGCACCAATGAAATTATTAGGAAATGTTAAAGGTTTACAATACGTAGAACTCCCAGGAAAAGACCGCTGTTGTGGTTTTGGCGGCACATTTTCAGTAAAAATGGGGAATATTTCTGGAGAAATGGTCAATGAAAAAGTACAAAACGTGGAAGAAACGGAAGCAGATATTTTAATCGGTGCGGATGCGGGCTGTTTAATCAATATCGGGGGGCGTATTGAGCGACAAGGCAAACCCATTAAAGTGATGCATATTGCGGAAGTACTAAACTGCCGATAA